In the genome of Gadus morhua chromosome 14, gadMor3.0, whole genome shotgun sequence, one region contains:
- the cyba gene encoding cytochrome b-245 light chain: MGKIEWAMWANEQALAAGLILLTGGIVGVGGMFRGWEFAAYSIAAGVFVCLLEYPRGKKNKGTSVERTGQYCFTVCVKAFGPLTRNYYVRAFIHAAIAVPAGFMLATVLGCVCLGIASLIYLGAAISGEKWEPILPRTETRKAVGESIKQPPQNPPPRPPAEMRRKRAEDLEGAAYDNPIKVSTNDE; this comes from the exons ATGGGGAAAATAGAATGGGCCATGTGGGCCAACGAACAAGCTCTCGCAGCGGGACTCA TTCTACTTACCGGTGGTATAGTGGGGGTGGGCGGAATGTTTAGAGGATGGGAGTTTGCTGCCTATTCAAT AGCTGCAGGGGTGTTTGTATGCCTGCTAGAATACCCAAGAGGCAAAAAGAACAAAGGCACTAGTGTGGAGCGAAC GGGTCAGTACTGCTTTACAGTATGTGTGAAAGCGTTTGGTCCACTGACAAGGAACTACTATGTCAGAGCGTTCATACATGCAGC AATAGCTGTGCCGGCGGGATTCATGCTCGCTACCGtccttggctgtgtgtgtctggggatCGCCAGTCTGATCTACCTGGGG GCTGCCATAAGCGGGGAAAAATGGGAGCCCATTCTGCCCCGGACGGAGACTCGGAAGGCAGTCGGAGAAAGCATCAAGCAGCCCCCTCAGAACCCCCCTCCGAGACCACCAGCAGAGATGCGCAGGAAACGGGCTGAGGACCTGGAGGGAGCGGCCTATGATAACCCCATCAAAGTGTCCACCAATGATGAATGA
- the uraha gene encoding 5-hydroxyisourate hydrolase, with protein MSADRRLHNLSNQIVAANPCGAMAQPGSPLTTHVLNTAMGVPGSNMTILLYKQDSSAAAWNLITTGITNSDGRCPGLTTRELFTPGVYKLHFDTDRYWGCLGEESFYPYVEIVFTIRNPVDKFHIPLLLSRFSYSTYRGS; from the exons ATGAGCGCTGATCGGAGACTGCACAACTTATCTAATCAGATTGTGGCTGCAAATCCG TGTGGAGCAATGGCACAACCTGGCAGTCCCTTGACTACGCATGTGCTGAACACTGCGATGGGGGTCCCAGGGTCCAACATGACCATCCTGCTTTATAAACAGGACTCTTCTGCTGCTGCCTGGAATCTGATTACCACAGG GATAACTAATTCTGACGGACGGTGCCCCGGTCTCACTACCAGGGAACTGTTTACTCCTGGGGTGTATAAATTGCACTTTGACACAGATAGGTACTGGGGCTGTCTCGGTGAAGAAAGCTTTTATCCATACGTCGAG ATTGTCTTCACCATAAGAAACCCAGTGGATAAGTTTCATATACCTCTGCTTCTCAGTCGGTTCTCCTACAGTACCTACAGGGGGAGCTAG
- the pdcd5 gene encoding programmed cell death protein 5 produces the protein MADDELEAIRRQRMSELQAKHGNGSNDQQGQQEAKQRDTEMRNSILAQVLDQAARGRLSNLAMVKPDKAQAVENYLIQMARYGKLAGKITESGLIEILEKVSQQTDKTTKVTFNRRRVMDSDDEEED, from the exons atgGCAGATGATGAATTGGAAGCAATCAGGAGGCAGAGAATGTCCGAGCTGCAGGCGAAACACGGG AATGGTTCCAATGACCAACAAGGACAGCAGGAGGCCAAACagag GGATACAGAGATGAGGAACTCCATATTGGCCCAAGTTCTAGACCAGGCCGCCCGTGGAAGAT TGAGCAACCTGGCTATGGTGAAGCCGGACAAGGCCCAAGCGGTTGAGAACTATCTTATCCAAATGGCTCGTTATGGCAAGTTGGCGGGAAAG ATTACAGAGTCGGGCTTGATTGAGATCCTCGAGAAAGTCAGTCAGCAAACAGACAAGACGACAAAAGTGACG TTCAACAGGCGGAGGGTGATGGATTCTgacgacgaggaggaagatTAA
- the mvda gene encoding diphosphomevalonate decarboxylase produces the protein MPKDTVVKPVNVTCTAPVNIAVVKYWGKRNEGLILPINSSLSVTLHQDQLKTTTTVASCRSFQEDRIWLNGKEEDINHPRLQSCLREIRRLARKRRNDGDSSVDVGCLSHKVHICSVNNFPTAAGLASSAAGFACLVYTLAKVYGVDGELSGIARQGSGSACRSMYGGFVQWIMGEREDGKDSVAQQVEPESHWPDLRVLVLVASAERKPVGSTAGMQTSVETSSLLKHRAESVVPDRMKQMIEAVHKKDFATFAELTMRDSNQFHATCLDTFPPIFYLNTVSRHVISLVHQYNRHYGEARVAYTFDAGPNAVIYTLQQHVAEFLQVVRLVFPPDNNNGKTFLTGLQVEPVEISEELKNAICLEPMPKGISYIISTQAGPGPRVLEDPGQHLLGPDGLPKPDA, from the exons ATGCCTAAGGACACTGTCGTCAAGCCAGTAAACGTGACCTGCACTGCGCCAGTCAATATAGCTGTTGTCAAATATT GGGGAAAAAGAAATGAGGGCTTGATTTTACCCATTAATTCATCCCTGAGTGTCACACTTCATCAAGATCAG CTGAAAACCACGACGACAGTAGCATCGTGCAGATCATTTCAGGAGGATCGTATCTGGCTCAATGGCAAAGAGGAAGACATTAACCATCCCAGACTACAGTCCTGTCTAAGGGAAA TTAGACGGCTAGCAAGGAAGAGGCGCAATGATGGGGACTCCAGTGTGGATGTGGGTTGCTTGTCCCATAAAGTCCACATCTGCTCTGTCAACAACTTTCCCACGGCTGCTGGCCTGGCCTCCTCTGCCGCTGGCTTCGCCTGTCTGG TGTACACATTGGCAAAGGTGTATGGAGTAGATGGGGAGTTGTCCGGCATCGCCAGACAGGGCTCTGGCAGTGCATGTAGGAGTATGTACGGAGGATTCGTCCAATGGATcatgggagagcgagaggacgGCAAGGACAGTGTTGCCCAGCAAGTGGAGCCAGAGTCCCATTGGCCCGACCTCAGAGTCCTTGTACTGGtg GCCAGTGCTGAACGTAAACCAGTGGGCAGCACCGCCGGCATGCAAACCAGCGTTGAAACAAGCAGCCTCCTTAAG caCCGGGCTGAGTCTGTGGTCCCCGACAGAATGAAGCAGATGATTGAGGCGGTGCATAAGAAGGACTTTGCTACCTTTGCGGAGCTGACCATGAGAGACAGTAATCAGTTCCACGCCACCTGCCTGGACACCTTTCCTCCCATCTTCTACCTCAACACGGTGTCCCGGCACGTCATCAGTTTGGTGCATCAGTACAACCGGCACTACGGTGAAGCAAGG GTGGCCTACACGTTTGATGCTGGCCCGAACGCGGTCATCTACACTCTGCAGCAACACGTGGCCGAGTTCCTCCAGGTGGTTCGCCTCGTCTTCCCTCCAGACAACAACAATGGGAAAAC GTTTTTAACTGGTCTACAGGTAGAACCAGTAGAGATTTCCGAGGAGCTGAAGAATGCCATTTGCCTGGAGCCGATGCCAAAGGGAATCAGCTACATTATCAGCACCCAG gCGGGGCCCGGCCCTCGTGTCTTGGAGGACCCCGGGCAGCATCTGCTTGGACCTGACGGGCTACCGAAGCCCGACGCCTAG